The following coding sequences lie in one Rutidosis leptorrhynchoides isolate AG116_Rl617_1_P2 chromosome 4, CSIRO_AGI_Rlap_v1, whole genome shotgun sequence genomic window:
- the LOC139842030 gene encoding uncharacterized protein, with amino-acid sequence MDRLGDDVLFCIFIKLNEKRDQKSFHQVSKQLMKVACRRLRYLQSFVPHLLYDILPQSSNLVRFASFNKPLNNSHLKLLAQSCLKLSYLHLGYPVRNFERDFDDDGLCALANSCKNLRHVQVNYRLNFGDPGTMSLVRSCSKNLTTLVLSGCVKITDESLKVIGEECLYLQKLVLRGCSMITDLGLKYLVNGDLKYDLRILDLSRCDKISDDGIRCLTKIVKLDSLNLSRCGNHVTDSGIVDLLVSQQSNIWSLNLSGLMNISDMSLAVMGTKCLKLKYVYMNSCEAITSQGLHAFANHPTLQLLSLFSCHNLTWEDVKSVALSCSSLACLTLSSRLKTSKPADYVYEINHYYGGKMDGST; translated from the exons ATGGATCGACTCGGTGATGATGTGCTTTTCTGTATCTTCATAAAACTGAACGAAAAAAGAGATCAAAAATCATTCCATCAAGTTTCCAAGCAACTCATGAAAGTCGCATGTAGACGCTTGCGTTATTTACAAAGCTTCGTCCCTCATCTTCTTTACGATATACTTCCACAATCTTCGAATTTGGTAAGATTCGCTTCTTTTAATAAACCACTTAATAACAGTCATTTGAAATTACTAGCACAATCATGCCTTAAGCTTTCTTATCTCCACTTAGGATACCCTGTTCGTAATTTTGAAcgtgattttgatgatgatggtttGTGCGCATTGGCAAATTCTTGTAAAAACTTGAGACACGTGCAAGTAAATTACAGGTTAAATTTTGGGGATCCAGGTACTATGTCGCTTGTTAGATCATGTAGTAAGAATTTAACAACTTTAGTTTTAAGTGGATGTGTGAAAATAACCGACGAATCACTTAAAGTTATTGGCGAGGAATGCTTATACTTGCAAAAATTGGTTTTGAGAGGTTGTAGTATGATTACTGATTTGGGGTTAAAGTATTTGGTGAACGGAGATTTGAAATACGATCTGCGTATTCTTGATTTGAGTCGATGTGATAAGATTAGTGATGATGGTATTAGATGTTTAACGAAAATCGTTAAATTAGATTCCTTGAATTTGTCGCGATGTGGAAATCATGTCACGGACTCTGGCATTGTGGACTTATTAGTGTCCCAACAGTCAAATATTTGGTCACTGAATTTGAGTGGGTTGATGAACATATCAGATATGTCACTAGCTGTTATGGGTACCAAGTGTTTGAAACTCAAGTACGTTTATATGAACAGTTGTGAGGCTATAACTTCTCAAGGTTTACATGCTTTTGCTAATCATCCGACACTCCAGTTACTTTCTTTGTTCTCATGCCACAATTTAACATGGGAAGATGTAAAGTCAGTTGCATTAAGTTGCTCATCATTGGCATGTCTTACACTCAGTAGTAGATTAAAGACGTCGAAGCCAGCCGATTATGTCTACGAGATCAATCATTATT ATG GTGGCAAAATGGATGGGTCAACTTGA